The segment AgtgagataaaatatatatagtcaaCTTAAATCTTGTAtactaaaatattgaaaaatgaagaGACGTCGATCTAGACCTGTCGACGCCAGGCTCTCCTCTCTTCTCCTCtcttatttgataaaataaacccTCCCACAAACTTATCCCTTTCTCTTGATCTAccacttttttatattagacaagataaaatataaaaaaccaagtttttctttattttaaatcattaaccATGAGTTGTCACTTACTCTCTTTCtcttgatcatttttttttttttatactcaggTCTCAGTTCTCTTGAACCCTCTTGTTTCTCCTTGATAATGACGTTCAATACAACAAGACCTTGTGCATagatgatatatataaaataataaattcacttTGACCTTGCAATAAgggaaatatttattattcttatatttTCATTGCATTCTATATACGTTATGTAATACCTTCAAATAACTCTgtgtatattttcattgtctGCTATTTAaatgcataaataaatttaattttaaatgtcatcttatatttattaaattatatttagcataaattgtattattgaattttttttataattttaaatttatattctaaaaacagtaatattttaaaatagcaaggaaaatcaattttattattttataatataaaattttacatgtattttttttttctgtacaattggatttttattgattttttttatttttatttaaactcacAGACATACTCAATGATTTATATtcggtaataaaaatatattaaaagttgaagataaaaaaaaaaatagattattgaaaaacaaaaaaaaggaattcATATGCGGTATTGATGACGTTGGTTtattgttgcaaaaaaaaataaaaacactttaTCTATTATTCTCGCTGTACAGTCATGCCTTGCAGAAGACATTatccttttattttatttttgtttaacttaattgaaaaaaaaagaaagccagaatataaaaatgaggtaaaaataaaataaaaaaattgagagagAAAAGTAATGGACACTGAGATAAACGATATATCACTGATAGATTTCTTTAAAAAActatagtttaaaataaaaaaaaaatcttaattgTATGTCTATACTTTAAAATGAGTATTTGATATCATCACTTCCATCagcaggtatttttttttaccttttataTTAAACACAGTTAATGGCCAACAacatttatatcaaatttcataaaataaaataattaaaacgtatatataaaattaattcaaatattcaataatttttttaattatgcttgaagaaatcaataatttgcttgatattattataattctaatgtttatacaatttttttttgaatttttacattaaaataacattttttatagtcaaaatctaaaaatttaaataaaatagaattaataaataaaaaaattaaatttttataattttatggaAGGCCATaccagtttttttaaataaaaaaaaaaacaaaattataagaGGTTGAAGTGAGAGTGGGATTGGGGTATTATTCCCACTCATTTTggtctttttaaaataatttttaaataatgttttatttcgATCAACACACtgtgaatgaaataaaattctaactttataataataaaataaattcatgtaaaTATAGTAAAATTAGCAACGAGGTGAGTAACCGTTgttatataatgtaaaaatagaaCTTCAAGTCAGACTAAAATATTGTTtagaaaattgattatttgtaatagtaaaattttattattgatagaaattttACACATGTTTTAACcattacaatataaatatttttatggttGAATATTATCAAAGAAGCTGGTGAACCAACGACCAACGGGGTGACGACAAACGAGTATTGTaaaagcatatatatatacagtagtAGAACGACTGGGCGAGTGGAAATTTCCATTGCAGTTGGCATGCCAGTTTGTACAGTCCACTACAAAAATCATcttcaaaaatttaacaccACTATTACCCCTATAAtaattcctaaaaaaaaaaaaattccaccagtaatttatattttttttttaaattatccaacaaattttataaatttttattatttatatttttctataatttctATTCCAATTTATcatagaaattatattttataaataaatttaataaaaacaaacaattgtcaaaaaaaaaaattatcaacaattaatttgttaattattttttaaattttatttaatatctacTTTTGacggtgtttatttttaaaaaataaaaaagtataaataacaaGTGCGCAGTTGGAATTATAAATACTGtgcgtaattttttttttttttttgtttaatatacatatactaaaaaaaaaaaattagtaattaataTACTTGATCAAATAATAACTGAAATTCCATAGCGATTAGTTTATCCACGATAACGATAAGACTAAACtgcgataaataaattaaaaattaaaaaaacaaaatgacataaaattgtatatataatgatataataaatttatgaaaatttatggaGAGAagggaaatttttttgtttgatataaaaaaataaataaaaatcatacttTTTATACACTTTCTCTTTTGAGATAAAATTCTTAggtacatataaaataaaacaatgtgcAATTATTATCGAAGAaagtttaacaaaataataataataatattactaataaaattgaaagaaaaaaaaatagtagaatAGCTAAAATAATTGccattataaaatagaaaaaagataaaaataaaatattattttctcgtGTGTGATAGAGTCATTTAAATTTCCTCAACtgtttatgtaatttattaatcaattttcaattttttaaatgcgtaatgtgtatgtatgtatatattttttttttagcattcgCTGTGTCGATGTCCGTAAATACACGTGACTTGGATGTCCACGTGGCATTGCTTTCATTATCGCCTTGTTGCCTTCAAGTTAACACACTAACCTATCCCCAACGcgttatttatcatcatctctCACAAACCAGCATACAGATCATTGACTTTTTGTCATATTATATACTAAACAtgcaatcatttttttttcatttatgcgCATGTATAAGTGTAATCATATGTCGATGTCAATGTCCCActttattttacattcaaactgatttttaaatattttagtatcgaaataatttaacatatcatcatcgtcatcattatATTTCTTTGCCTGTTTgagtgtaaattaattatttttttttttattactttgaaTTACGtagtttgtatatttatacatcATTCTTTTGAGGAAAACCTGTGATTTTTTATGAGCTgataagaaatttaattattaatttaatttgtaatataataatttattatatattataggaatatattattaggaaaataaattagataaataatagaaCTTGAAGCACAAATTATCTTCTTTCAATAtcatcttgttttattttcaattatgctttttagaaaattattaattttatatttaaactaattatGGTAAATGTGATTTTCAGTaatatgacaattttttacattgttgggtttacaaaaaaaattcggtCTTGAAATCGAAACACAAGTCTACACACGTAACTGCTCATGTCTTCTGATGAtaacgattattattattatatgccAAAGAAGTAAAACTGCACAAACAAGACAATAAGGCATTAATGTGTGTCCTATTTGAACTTTCAAGATATTTGAAACGTCAGCATCATTGTCATGGTTTTCATTATTCTttgcttttaaattatcaattgaatttataatttcatccactctataaaaaaaaaaaaacaaaaatcaagaaGTTGTctcaaaaaattgattaccaatgaaaaaacaataactaCTTACTCTTTGCTGTCATATATGAATTGCAGGTAAAAACTAGTTTGATCCATTGTGTGATTGAAatcatctataaaaaaataatttatataaaatcataaataaataataatcattaaatatattttgtacaaaaaaataatcaaaccaTCTGGAACAAATCGAAAACAAGCATGAAAATACAATCGATCAGGATCATTTAGAAGAATATAAGTCGATTCGGtagtagataaattttttgatgaataacaTTCTCGAAAATCGTAAAGTGGACTCGCATCGTTTGAAGATAATAcctgtaattaattttgtttttaaatatacatgtacCTACAAAATATGTTtacttataataaaataaaaattacttactTTTAAATCAACTGATTGTCCTTCTACTTTAGatatttcaacttttaaaattaatgatccATTCATTGGATTGTGACTTGTGTAACAGTCCTTTAATAATTCCTGTTTACTCGATGTCGACCCcagaataaaaatgataatgacgGTAGTGATCAACATCAAAaagattattttcatcataaatatcattaatttctccttattgatgaatttgtataaaataaacattataaaacgACTTGTACATGTACCAGATAATTGCAGATGAAAAATGCGCTTTTAAAGGTTATAAAGCATGGAACTCAACAGTCCACGTGGGTTGAAAGTTGAAGGCAACAAGATTAGGACTTGAGGGCAGGGAGGAGCCAAGATTAGAGATTTCTGAGTGCATAGGGGTGCTTAAGGGTCTCTCttctttagtttttttttttaaattttattggatGCAACAATTATAAGTACTAAAATGCATAATGATATTGGTAGGCTTTTGCATTTCTAATTTAAGCAGTTTTCCAATTTTTGTCACACATCATTTGTTAGcgtaaatcattttaaaagataactaatgtttaaaaaaacaaagatattttttttttttaattttatgctttcatttttctatatttagaatttcaaatttaatttaagcaAATTATTCCATATTAGTCAATAGATCATGAtacaatcatttataaatgtaaatcatttataaaatataactaaatagtattaattttaatacaatcattaaaatatattattataatttaaattaataatattaatctattatattaattattaatgtttaattgtaaattttataattattataagtaATTAATAGaacatgtaaaattaataattaactcaatattataatataataatttgaatttcaaattattactTAGGATAAGTTTATATTTAGTTAATGTATgataaaaactaaatatttgaatcataattaattttatacttgtacaatattattttaatagaatTATAAGATATGATTTATGTatttagatataatttaattgattacactgatgtaattaaaataatgaataattaatattatatgtatacaatGATATGTCAGTATGTCAAATAATATGGAATAACAATATGAATCATCATGCATATGCAGGTCTACATGGAGTTTGAATATCACATGGAATATCAGTTAAATTTGAAGGTTATGTGAGCTTGCGTTTTATTTTCCATCACTTTTCATGCCATGTGGTAGCCGGAAAAAAAAGCGCAACGTGTTTATTCattagtaattaataaataataattatttattgtgataaatatattttttaattgtgtatgtgtgtttgtgttttatacaacaatagtatataaaaatggcaattaaaaaattattaaaaaagaaccCATCAAGACAAAGaggtttaagaaaaaataaaaaatatgaaaaggaaaatgttaatattgttaaaaaaaaacaaaataaaacacttGTTTCACAAGATCTTAAATTTGCAAGATCACTTGCAAGTAATGACAAGAAACAAAGAGAAAAAACTCTTAAAAAATTACGTGTTTGGATTTCACTTAGATCTAAAACGTCATTTGGtaagttaatttatcaaacttgataattcaattaattgaaaataaataaacaatattattattattaaatttacagcATTCTCAGAGATGGACTTAATGAGATTATGGAAAGGTCTCTTTTATTGTATGTGGATGTCTGACAAGCCTCTAATTCAAGAAGATCTTGCTGAATCAATTAGCCAATTGGTACATTGTTTTGAGTCAAAAgaattgacaattttatatacaaaatgtgCCTTAAAAGCATTATCAACTGAATGGTTTGGAATTGATCAGTATAgacttgataaatttcaaatgttAGTAAGAAGAATAATTCGTCAAACATTTTATGTttgtaaaaaacaatcatGGGATATGGATTGGATAAATGATGTATCAAAAGTAtttgaagaaatattattaaatgaaaaatgtccaCTTGGTTTGTCATTTCATATAACTGATATATATTGTGAAGAATTAGCTAAAGTATCTGAGGGTGATATACCAGAAAATGTTGTTGCTGAATTATTACGTCCATTTGCAATTAATTTAGcagttaaaaatgataatcgTCAAATACGTCATACAATAAAACAAGTATTTAGATATTTAATGTTCCAGTCAGATGTTGGTATggattataaagaaaaatttgaagCATGGAGTAAAGCTGGATTTCCAACTGGTAATATTGATGCTATGGAAAAAGTTGAATtatcagatgatgatgaagatgaactTGAAGAAGAATTAGATGATGAAATGATGGATGTTGATATGACAAgtgataaaaaacaacaatcaaaACCTTTAGATCCACGAGCTGGTAGAGTTGATGTTGAAATTCCACAATTACCATTTGATGCAAATggaattgttgaattattgagTGAATGTAAAATGAATCCATCTTCAACACCAAAAACtcgtaaaaatatatcaatacttattgatcaatttaaaGAAATTGCTCAAGGTTCAATGCCACTTGGTATTAAAACAGTTGATTTACCAACACGAAAAAATCCTGAAACAAATCCAACAAAAGCAGCCAAGAGATTGTTGGAACTTGAAGATAAGCTATTTGAAACTTCATGTTCACGAAGAAAGAAGGCACGtattgagatgaaaaaaaagaaacgagTTGAGAAAAAATCTGAGGCACCAGTTGAGACTACAATTGAAACAGAAGTTGAGACTCCAATTGAAACTGAAGTTGACATTCCACATGTGGctccagtggaggaaaaagtTGTTACTCCAGTTAAGACAAAGGTAAAGACAAAGAGTCcagttttgaaaaaagttaaaaattcaattgccAAGACTCCAATTAAAACTCCAGCTAAAACTTTAACTGAAACTCCTGTCAAGACACCTAAAACTCCAACTATAACATCAGTCAAGACTCCAATTAAAACTCCAGTAAAAACATCAACTGAAACTCCTGTTAAGACACCTAAAACTCCAACTCTAACTTCAGTCAAGACTCCAATTAAAACTCCAGTTAAAACATCAACTGAAACTCCTGTTAAGACACCTAAAACTCCAACTATAACATCAGTCAAGACTCCAAATAAAACTCCAGTAAAAACATCAACTGAAACTCCTGTTAAGACACCTAAAACTTCAACTATAACTTCAATCAAGACTCCAATTAAAACTCCAGCTAAAACTTTAACTGAAACTCCTGTCAAGACACCTAAAACTCCAACTATAACTTCAGTCAAGACATCAACTGTAACTCCAGTTAAAACTCCATTAAAAACTCCAACTAAAACACCAACTGTCAAGACTCCATGTAAAACTCCAACTATAACTTCAGTTAAAGTTTCAACTGCAACTCCAGTCAAGACTGTAACACCacttaaaaatacattgaaaacTCCAAGTAATTCACCAACAAAAACTCCAATTATGTctgcaattaaattaatggattcaaattcatcaactaaaaaaaaagttagaattgtattacaaaaaaatacagctCAAAATCCATCTGAATATCATCTTCAACTGAGAAATAGTCCACAAAATCCATatgatggaaataaaaaaccacTAGCTGGTGTTTTAAAACCAAGTCCATTCCCAAGCCCTAGAAATCCATTTTATAAGTCTAAAATGAAGTATTGCTAATgaacaagttaataaaaaacagttcaaataaaatcacgatttaaattttatatatttttgattttttttttgtcagttacatgattaataataaagttattaagaatattaatcaagtttgttatttttaatctgttgataaatttaactgattcattttttgttgtttttttttttttttttacacgacATAGGTACACTCAgagtattataatttaaaaacaaaaaaaaatacatgaagacaaggatatatttttcatatttacaattttttttttcgtcactaaaatttatcattttataatgatcaacgaattatttctttggcaCGTGAattcacatttttattttctccatTAACTCTTTTtatgaatgaagaaaaatagataattatttttcaaacacaaACTATTtaactcgttttttttttcttttttttcaactagcTTTTctaagtatttaaaattacatgttaaaattatatttaattttttaaaatttttctttttccatttaaaatttggaaaataaattttttttttacattgaaaaaatatacttattttttcaGTGGAGTGTATAATGTGAATTTGATAATTCACTCATGATAATTAACatcacattttaaaaattttaatacacaaAAGTAGGagataattttcttttgatattcctaattattgtatatatcaCTAAATACTATTTACATCAATATCACAGTACtactttattaaataaattaaatggagCAAAGACAAATTGAGCTctggatatttaaaaattaaaagaccaaaaaaaaaatacaaatttcatCTCAAAACAAATATTAGATTATAGtacatacatataataaaaataaattttaaaaaaaattcattttatattaaaaattaatttatctaaaatgttttttttttcgttgaatttaatgaaaataaattagtcCACTTCCAGTACCAGCCCATTTCAACTTGATTAAAACCAGTTGTAAATATTGACAaagcaacaaataataaaacatgaaaaattgcCCAAATTTGAAACCAAGATGATACAATAAGCATAGCAACATTTGTCAATGTTAAAATTGTCCAAAAAATAAGTGCAAATATAAgacataatttatttggcaTTGGCCAACATTCAACATCAGTTCcaaatgttttttcatttgaaaatttttttaatacatcttctttatttttccatttatctTCAAGCCATAAACGTAGCTCATCTTCATCCTTTGGAATATCTGATGATTCAATTCTTTCAATATGAAAATGTACTTCTTTTGGAAGTTTACCTTTAACTAAATCAACTTCTGATTGTGGTATATTATCTGGATATGCTATTGTTAAATCATAAACAGCATCAAGAAAATTTGCATTTTGTAAATGACGTACTAAATAACTAAAACCAGTTGTTTTTGGATGTAATGTATAATCatacaatgataaattattttttctagcaTAATTATcagatttaattttacttgttttagTTAAATCAGTACCTTCTGGAAATATTAATAGCtgtggttttttatttaatg is part of the Aphidius gifuensis isolate YNYX2018 linkage group LG1, ASM1490517v1, whole genome shotgun sequence genome and harbors:
- the LOC122847332 gene encoding lysocardiolipin acyltransferase 1-like gives rise to the protein MMRGLIFGTIYCALWYGSILAGFFFIACPILPLLLISPPKFRKCGDMLFACWELYPTALLDLFGVRIKVSGDHISPNDSAILVMNHRTRVDWNFLWAAMFQACWPNIVAHKLKFILKDPIRHIPGPGWIMQMNGFLYITRRWEVDKERLSKTLNYLIALNKKPQLLIFPEGTDLTKTSKIKSDNYARKNNLSLYDYTLHPKTTGFSYLVRHLQNANFLDAVYDLTIAYPDNIPQSEVDLVKGKLPKEVHFHIERIESSDIPKDEDELRLWLEDKWKNKEDVLKKFSNEKTFGTDVECWPMPNKLCLIFALIFWTILTLTNVAMLIVSSWFQIWAIFHVLLFVALSIFTTGFNQVEMGWYWKWTNLFSLNSTKKKTF
- the LOC122861236 gene encoding ribosomal RNA processing protein 1 homolog yields the protein MAIKKLLKKNPSRQRGLRKNKKYEKENVNIVKKKQNKTLVSQDLKFARSLASNDKKQREKTLKKLRVWISLRSKTSFAFSEMDLMRLWKGLFYCMWMSDKPLIQEDLAESISQLVHCFESKELTILYTKCALKALSTEWFGIDQYRLDKFQMLVRRIIRQTFYVCKKQSWDMDWINDVSKVFEEILLNEKCPLGLSFHITDIYCEELAKVSEGDIPENVVAELLRPFAINLAVKNDNRQIRHTIKQVFRYLMFQSDVGMDYKEKFEAWSKAGFPTGNIDAMEKVELSDDDEDELEEELDDEMMDVDMTSDKKQQSKPLDPRAGRVDVEIPQLPFDANGIVELLSECKMNPSSTPKTRKNISILIDQFKEIAQGSMPLGIKTVDLPTRKNPETNPTKAAKRLLELEDKLFETSCSRRKKARIEMKKKKRVEKKSEAPVETTIETEVETPIETEVDIPHVAPVEEKVVTPVKTKVKTKSPVLKKVKNSIAKTPIKTPAKTLTETPVKTPKTPTITSVKTPIKTPVKTSTETPVKTPKTPTLTSVKTPIKTPVKTSTETPVKTPKTPTITSVKTPNKTPVKTSTETPVKTPKTSTITSIKTPIKTPAKTLTETPVKTPKTPTITSVKTSTVTPVKTPLKTPTKTPTVKTPCKTPTITSVKVSTATPVKTVTPLKNTLKTPSNSPTKTPIMSAIKLMDSNSSTKKKVRIVLQKNTAQNPSEYHLQLRNSPQNPYDGNKKPLAGVLKPSPFPSPRNPFYKSKMKYC